The Cydia splendana chromosome 2, ilCydSple1.2, whole genome shotgun sequence nucleotide sequence AGTTATTACCTCTACACTTGATATCAAAAGGTGATGTTTTGTTTTGCGTACCTAATGGCGAATGCTGCTAAAGTGGTTCTTGTTTATCAGGAATGTACAATAGAACATCATTATCACGAATCTCTTAATCCAGTCAAATGAAGGGTTTCACCTCGGAATGTTAGAGACGTAAGCCGGAAACTCGTTCTAAAAGTTCCCGCATCATGTTTCGTTTGACTCCAGTTAACAATTTTGCCAATACCTCacttattgcacaatacatatACATTTATCAATTGTTTCATGCAATCCAGCTAGCTGCGcaattggctactttcctactagtcaaatcagcttctgtGCCTTCTGTTTTAGAACCTCGgaggttatatcctctaagtttagaactgtcaaaaagatttgctaatatggaatttatatgaaaacgtgtacatagtgacgtcacgatcaactcgccaactttttttatttcaatagaaattggttaaaaataactgctatctatgtttttctaataattatctggtgttttatttcgtgcatagtgtgaaataatttattttaagtagacgAAAGTACCCAATTGTTTCGTTATGAGTGTGCTCAGTCCTTAATACTTACTTAAGGTGTCTGGGCATTCTGAAGGTGCAGGCAAGCCCTTGTATTATGGACCAACTAtctataactatatttttattttatttaggtccTGAAGACTCTGCTGCTATGGACGTCGCCCCTCCCGTCCAGATGCCGGAAGAAACTGCTCCAAGTATTGAAGTCAATTAATATGATATTCAACCCATGCTTGTTTATGATATAACTTATATCATataagtcttagtaataggtgtATGTAGTTCAATTATGGTAAGCTTTTATTTTAACTACCTATGTCCAGTTCAAACTCCAAAAAAGCATGACAATGTTGACAAGTCTTGTATATTTTCTATATTAACCCTTTTTCAGGACGAACtaatctacaaggttttcccaaaaaatccaaatatagtCCCAAAATCcacatttcccgaaagtgcaacCTAATATGAAtgttaaagttgaaattctattgtcgcgtatgtggtcgataattcgtactatgcctggaaatgggttagagtcagaccaagctaagttcgcagcgattttgatagtccaGGTTCAGACGGTGTAAGTTTGAGTAAACTAAGTAATTTCATAGTTTGACGTTTAtagtaacacttgcaccgtcagggctatcaaaatcgctgccaacttagcttggtctgactaaCAATTTTTACCAACCCCATTTGCCGATCGAAAATGTGTGCAATTGTTATCTATCCGTTCCCGGCCCACGATAGCAGGGGTTTCatttttgtaaatgttttacaatttttattaattttttatgaaattatattttattcagcACGATATTATATCTGTCCCACCTCGCTAAACAATCGCGCTAATTATTACCTACACGAGAGTAAGATGcacaatttaataaatttcccaatgtacagtcacctgcaataatatgttactcttcgaaggccgcaaaaataagtgacacgctcttatggctctacaaataagatcgtgtcagatatttttgcggccttcgttgtgtaacataccgtaaaacggggtcaacagaaatcacggggtgaatagagaaattttgaactttttctttcaagttgttacaTTTAAGTACGTATaactctaaacttagagtttTTAGAAtacgtatatagtagactatttaagCTCTACTTTTATAGCAAAAGAACTAattcaaactgcctaaaagttagattttttttaactttaaagTAAGGcttcgccgaggtaagaaatgaagcctgtctgaactttggtCTAGCGCTAAATGTACTGACATTAACAAAGTAAAAAtgagctaacctggtaatatagtatctgtagtacctaaataataaataatatcaccaattttctctataatgaagcattttcttacaaaaaactatcaacaagcaattttacatgataaaggggtcagtggacacgcatatggggtgattagttacgccatagggggtgattagataccacaaagggggtgattagataccacAAAGGGGTGAAAtaacacgccttgggggttaaaagacacgaaaaaacaattttgtttcaaataactgtttaacagatatatttactatttgccaataaagtatcaacataataatgaccaaattcgatgcctatgacaactaaaacttaatttttctaTCTTGCTGCCTCactcacccctttcttgtgtctatcgaccccgttttaaggatatggcgaaaataggtagttttctttgattttctctaaATTGGGTGGGTAAAAACtgatttcacaaatgcaaaattgaagaactaaccaagactcaaaaaatgatatcaaaatttttaattttatcatttgATTTATTGGCGAAagtcgtccttgaagttgaaaatcgtgtcttttcaccccgttttacggtattatTGCAGGTCGCTGTAACATGTGGTTGTCGATGCGGTGTAGGGCAGATCTGGAGTAAAAATTGTTGTACTGAGTGCGCTTTACAGTTAAGACCTTATGACTTTAtacgtaataaaatatttatgtcaATAAATCTGTCTTACaaaatacaatgaaataaataaaactattttagaATATTCATTGTTTATTATGTCCctgtataaaaattaaaaataagtgtaTAGCTACCGATAAAAATAGTATCCTTAGTTAATAATTAAGTACTAATGAGTATAGCTAATACTTTGGCTTCGTCGGTTATCTTCAATTCGTTCATCGTCGGTTCGTCGAGTGCACGACAAGCACATGAGTTGTCAGTTGACAAATTTTCTCGGTTTCGGATAATGGATTATATGTGGAAATGTGTGAAAGGGGCAGTAAGTGCTCACGCAACCACTAAGCCCTTTTTCTTGGGGATGAATAAATTTCTTTCTTCCAACATTTTCCACtcaaaaaaaatggaaaatccGGTGAAGTTAGTGCCCTCCAAACTTTCATCGTCAAAAAGTGATTTTAAAGGTTGTTGCAGGATTACAGGCAGTAATCTCCCATTAGGGAGTAATTTAAATACCGGTTTTGAGCACTTTGAGGTCCGCGTAATTTTCTGCGTTACATTTAATTGGACTTTTTTAAATACTCTTGTTCGCGTAAAAAAGTAATGTTTGTTTGCCCCCTAGCCCTTCAATTCATTATACACAGAGAGAGAGAAATCCAAGTTAGGCCAGTTTGAAACTATAAAGATACAACATATCCGCTTCATAGATTAGAATAGGTAGTTAAACAGCATTGTAAATATTGGCACAatcgatttaaaaaaatgtgaacaATAGTTATTTCTTTTACAAGGAAGCAGTTGTTTAATTGCATTGTCACTGAAATTAATTACATAGTTTCAAATTGtatattgtacctatacctaccgaaCTGACCTAACTTGCGTAACTAGTAGGTACAGGATTAATTTCTCCTATTGCTACCGGCAAGATACTTAGCTAGtgaagttgaaaaatattagaaatctACACTCAACAGCCCATTCTTCAGTGTCCAAAATTATCCGTCTTATATCGTACACTCGACCAAAAGATTCCAATCACGTTAAAATTTGTTGACAATAAAAGGCGATATGGAAGCGAAGTTCTCGCACTCAGGGATGACTTTGCCTCTGAGCTTGATGCACGTCTCTGCACAGAGCGGGCCCTGGAACCAGTCACCGAGCATCTTTTTGCACTGCGCGCAGTTTTCTATGCACACTTCTAGGGGGTCGAAACCGGACGctgaaatagtaaaaatatatggtataatatattaatgttcTGACAGGGTTACCATTCTTGGGGCCTGTGTTATATAAACCTTCGTAATACAAGTGGAATGcacgcaaaaagaggggtgttatatgtttgacgccaatgtctgtctgtctatggCATCGTAGCATTCGTAGATCTCTAACGGATGGGCCGATTTCGATGGTGTTTTTAAAACGCGAAAGCGAGTTTTCTTGCGGTcgttcttagctatgtttcaTAGAAATCGATCGAGCGTTTGAAGAGTGttagctcttttccaaaatgatgtaaggcatttttggcataaaatggATTTTGTTGGCATGTAGCGTAGGGagttttttaaacttttaatttaatagttatttaataaatttagttACATAGAGGCTTTGGCTTAATTATATTAACTTTCCTGAAACGGGCCCTTGAAATAAGAAATTTACGATATAACACATATCACTTATTGCCTCATGTGATTAGTCCAGTTTAGAGTTGTGGCGTTCTTGAGAACGTTCTCTCTTTTGTATGGAAAATGTTTTGTATGGAGATTTGGAGGAGCTATTAGCTTAGGTAAACCTATTCATAGCGTCTTTTGTGGGAATtcttcattatttatactagtaTCTGTAGAGTGCGCACCCTCCTTCACCAATCTTTTGTCCAAtttgaaaaacaaaatcactccaTCCCTCTGGAAAGGACACTTCAGTTTCTATTTAGGCGACTGCTGAAATGTTCATGCAAAGCAATTTACCTATTCTATTCGAGTCTTTGGAACTTTCGAACTTACTAAGCTCTTTGACTTTTCGTAAAGCTGCTTTTACTATAGCCTCG carries:
- the LOC134805440 gene encoding eclosion hormone, with protein sequence MSGKFSAALLFAVLVVSLGIINCSPAIASGFDPLEVCIENCAQCKKMLGDWFQGPLCAETCIKLRGKVIPECENFASISPFIVNKF